A genome region from Variovorax paradoxus includes the following:
- a CDS encoding DUF488 domain-containing protein, with product MSIRIVRLGTPRAPGEGLRIGTVRRPPRGVPKTEFASQDWYDVWYPNLAPSAETMKQAQEAQKTGSAAEWNAFVRRFRHEMAEPDAGRSLDLLAALSHGTAMSLGCYCEDEARCHRSVLRALLAERGAKIAD from the coding sequence ATGAGCATCCGCATCGTCCGACTGGGCACCCCGCGCGCACCCGGCGAAGGCCTGCGCATCGGCACCGTGCGCCGCCCGCCGCGCGGCGTTCCCAAGACCGAGTTCGCCTCGCAGGACTGGTACGACGTGTGGTACCCGAACCTCGCGCCTTCCGCCGAAACCATGAAGCAGGCGCAGGAAGCGCAGAAGACCGGATCCGCCGCCGAATGGAACGCCTTCGTGCGCAGGTTCAGGCACGAGATGGCCGAACCGGACGCGGGGCGCAGCCTCGACCTGCTGGCCGCGCTGTCACACGGCACCGCCATGTCGCTCGGCTGCTACTGCGAAGACGAGGCGCGCTGCCACCGCTCGGTGCTTCGCGCCCTCTTGGCCGAGCGCGGCGCGAAGATCGCCGACTGA
- a CDS encoding glutathione S-transferase: MQLVGMLDSPYVRRTAISLRLLGVPFEHRSVSVFSTFEQFRAINTVVKAPTLVCDDGSVLMDSALIVDHAQDLSGRSLVPADPAARLRTLRLTGLALAACEKTVQIVYEHNVRPAEKLHQPWMDRVRAQLAAAYAALEGELAAAPLSADEETMTQAGVSTAVAWAFTQLVAPDAVSPAGHPALASHSAQAESLPVFLGAPMV; encoded by the coding sequence ATGCAACTCGTCGGCATGCTCGACTCGCCCTACGTGCGGCGCACCGCCATCTCGCTGCGCCTGCTGGGCGTTCCCTTCGAACACCGGTCGGTCTCGGTGTTCAGCACCTTCGAGCAGTTCCGCGCCATCAACACGGTGGTGAAGGCGCCCACGCTGGTCTGCGACGACGGATCGGTGCTGATGGATTCGGCGCTGATCGTCGATCACGCGCAAGACCTCAGCGGCCGCAGCCTGGTGCCCGCCGACCCGGCCGCGCGCCTGCGCACGCTGCGGCTCACGGGGCTCGCGCTGGCCGCTTGCGAGAAGACGGTGCAGATCGTGTATGAGCACAACGTGCGGCCCGCCGAGAAGCTGCACCAGCCGTGGATGGACCGGGTGCGCGCGCAGCTTGCCGCGGCCTACGCGGCGCTCGAGGGCGAACTGGCCGCCGCGCCGCTGTCGGCCGACGAGGAGACGATGACGCAGGCCGGCGTGTCGACGGCTGTGGCCTGGGCCTTCACGCAACTGGTGGCGCCCGATGCCGTGTCGCCGGCCGGGCATCCGGCCCTGGCGTCGCATTCGGCGCAGGCCGAGAGCCTGCCGGTGTTCCTCGGCGCGCCGATGGTCTGA
- a CDS encoding Lrp/AsnC family transcriptional regulator, whose product MNIDKKDRLILEALQADARQSLAAIGKRIGLSQPAMSERVRKLEEAGVIEGYGARVNLRALGVGLQAIIRIDTTHAGIAKYLKLFEAMPEVLGADRVTGEDCFFVRCAIAEPADLERVVDALAVDGAVTTSLVLSTPVNKHVTVHAAKPPEK is encoded by the coding sequence ATGAACATCGACAAGAAAGACCGCCTGATCCTCGAAGCGCTGCAGGCCGATGCGCGCCAGAGCCTGGCCGCCATCGGCAAGCGCATCGGCCTGTCGCAACCGGCCATGAGCGAGCGCGTGCGCAAGCTCGAGGAGGCCGGCGTGATCGAGGGCTACGGTGCTCGCGTCAACCTGCGCGCACTGGGCGTGGGCCTGCAGGCCATCATCCGCATCGACACCACGCACGCCGGCATCGCGAAGTACCTGAAGCTGTTCGAGGCCATGCCCGAGGTGCTGGGCGCCGACCGCGTCACCGGCGAAGACTGCTTCTTCGTGCGCTGCGCAATCGCCGAGCCGGCCGATCTCGAACGCGTGGTGGACGCGCTGGCGGTCGACGGCGCCGTGACCACATCGCTGGTGCTGTCGACCCCGGTGAACAAGCACGTGACGGTGCATGCGGCGAAGCCGCCGGAGAAGTAG
- a CDS encoding SDR family oxidoreductase, which produces MFEASLMSGQRILVTGGGTGLGRAMAERFLGLGADVAICGRRQSVCEETAAEWRQQFPGRRIDTFGVDIRIAQQVDEMVESLFGSGGLTGLVNNAAGNFVSPTESLSPRAFDAIANIVFHGSFYVTQAVGKRWVAQSKAGEWKTGDAFRSVMSIITTWVDNGSPYVVPSAMSKAGIDVMTKSLAVEWARHGIRLNAVGPGEIPTEGMSKRLNPGEEPGARSKQHNPMARTGRMSELQNLAAFLMAPGQCDWLTGQSIMMDGGNALATGGNFYELRQWSDADWLAARERIEAQNQKDKAQR; this is translated from the coding sequence ATGTTCGAAGCATCCCTGATGAGCGGCCAGCGCATCCTCGTGACCGGCGGTGGCACCGGCCTGGGCCGCGCGATGGCCGAGCGCTTCCTGGGCCTGGGCGCCGACGTCGCCATCTGCGGACGGCGGCAGTCGGTCTGCGAGGAAACGGCCGCAGAGTGGCGCCAGCAGTTTCCGGGCCGGCGCATCGACACCTTCGGCGTCGACATCCGCATCGCGCAGCAGGTCGACGAGATGGTCGAGAGCCTGTTCGGCAGCGGCGGCCTCACCGGACTGGTCAACAACGCAGCGGGCAACTTCGTGTCGCCCACCGAGAGCCTCTCGCCGCGCGCCTTCGACGCCATCGCCAACATCGTGTTCCACGGCAGCTTCTACGTCACGCAGGCCGTGGGCAAGCGCTGGGTGGCTCAGTCGAAGGCGGGCGAGTGGAAGACGGGCGACGCATTCCGCAGCGTCATGAGCATCATCACCACCTGGGTCGACAACGGCAGCCCCTACGTCGTTCCCTCCGCCATGAGCAAGGCCGGCATCGACGTGATGACCAAGTCGCTCGCGGTCGAATGGGCGCGCCACGGCATCCGCCTGAATGCCGTCGGGCCCGGCGAGATTCCCACCGAAGGCATGAGCAAGCGCCTGAATCCCGGCGAGGAGCCGGGTGCGCGCAGCAAGCAGCACAACCCGATGGCACGCACCGGCCGCATGAGCGAACTGCAGAACCTCGCAGCCTTCCTGATGGCGCCCGGGCAGTGCGACTGGCTCACGGGTCAGAGCATCATGATGGACGGCGGCAACGCGCTGGCCACCGGCGGCAACTTCTATGAACTGCGCCAGTGGAGCGACGCGGACTGGCTGGCCGCGCGCGAGCGCATCGAGGCACAGAACCAGAAGGACAAGGCGCAGCGCTGA
- a CDS encoding CoA transferase, giving the protein MPTSANDHSAPLDGVRVLSLALNLPGPAALLRCRAMGAACLKLEPPGGDPMALYNRPAYAALHEGVEIRPVDLKTEAGQQQLHAELAKTDVLLTSFRPSALAKLRLDWATLQARHPALSQVAIVGAPGERAEEPGHDLTYLAESGLVTGTELPPTLYADMGGALLASEAVLKAMLLRSRRPGGVYLEVALNASADWLALPRTWGLTQPDGAVGGAHAGYRVYPCADGRVAVAALEPHFAARLGEAAQLHSKDMMAPATHEALAAWIAQRTRAELDAMARERDVPLLTLAG; this is encoded by the coding sequence ATGCCGACATCCGCCAACGACCACAGTGCACCGCTCGACGGCGTGCGCGTCCTGAGCCTCGCGCTGAACCTGCCCGGCCCCGCCGCGCTGCTGCGCTGCCGCGCCATGGGTGCGGCCTGCCTCAAGCTGGAACCGCCCGGAGGCGACCCGATGGCGCTGTACAACCGGCCCGCCTACGCGGCGCTGCACGAGGGCGTGGAGATCCGCCCGGTCGACCTCAAGACCGAGGCCGGCCAGCAGCAGCTGCACGCAGAGCTCGCGAAGACCGACGTGCTGCTCACGTCCTTCCGCCCTTCCGCGCTGGCCAAGCTCCGGCTCGACTGGGCTACGCTGCAGGCACGCCACCCGGCGCTGTCGCAGGTGGCCATCGTCGGCGCGCCGGGCGAACGCGCCGAGGAACCGGGACACGACCTGACCTACCTCGCCGAAAGCGGCCTCGTCACCGGCACCGAACTGCCGCCGACGCTCTACGCGGACATGGGCGGCGCGCTGCTCGCCAGCGAGGCGGTGCTGAAGGCGATGCTGCTGCGGTCGCGCAGGCCGGGCGGCGTGTACCTCGAGGTGGCGCTGAATGCCTCGGCCGACTGGCTGGCGCTACCCCGCACCTGGGGCCTGACGCAGCCCGACGGCGCGGTCGGCGGCGCGCACGCAGGCTACCGCGTGTACCCCTGCGCCGATGGCCGCGTGGCCGTGGCCGCGCTGGAGCCGCATTTCGCGGCGCGGCTGGGTGAAGCGGCGCAGCTGCACTCGAAGGACATGATGGCGCCGGCCACGCACGAGGCCCTGGCGGCCTGGATCGCGCAGCGCACCCGTGCCGAGCTCGACGCCATGGCGCGCGAGCGCGACGTGCCACTGCTCACGCTGGCCGGCTGA
- a CDS encoding tautomerase family protein, which produces MPFVRIDISNDSPEDLGHAIGDLVYQAMRDTINVPEDDKFQVIARHEARDMVRPASYLGIAYSPGMVMIQVTLNQGRTVEMKKAFYRRVADDLHRRLHIRREDVFIHLVEVAKENWSFGNGEMQYA; this is translated from the coding sequence ATGCCATTCGTCCGGATCGACATTTCCAATGACAGCCCCGAGGACCTGGGCCATGCCATCGGCGACCTCGTCTACCAGGCCATGCGGGACACCATCAACGTGCCGGAGGACGACAAGTTCCAGGTCATCGCGCGGCACGAAGCGCGCGACATGGTGCGTCCGGCGAGCTACCTCGGCATCGCCTATTCGCCGGGCATGGTGATGATCCAGGTCACGCTGAACCAAGGACGCACGGTCGAGATGAAGAAGGCCTTCTACCGGCGCGTGGCAGACGACCTGCACCGCCGGTTGCATATCCGTCGAGAGGACGTGTTCATCCATCTCGTCGAGGTGGCCAAGGAGAACTGGTCGTTCGGCAACGGCGAGATGCAGTACGCCTAG
- a CDS encoding cold shock and DUF1294 domain-containing protein, with amino-acid sequence MKRQGTLVRWEKDRGFGFIRCPDVSADVFVHLRDFAASGTTPQVGMKLDFEEIHVGGKGPRAVAVRAVGAARRPEQQRRQGRASAAPHRQPVRARSGNGSSSSGSGSGSGSGSGRDASFPLAMVLLLAVYAALLGYGVWTARLPAVALGVLLLLSLLAFFAYGFDKNAAETGRWRTPENTLHMLSLAGGWPGAWVAQRLFRHKVRKASFMAGYWATVLAHMAAVGAWVGKLLPADLLAFAL; translated from the coding sequence ATGAAACGCCAGGGCACGCTCGTACGATGGGAAAAGGACCGGGGCTTCGGCTTCATCCGCTGTCCCGATGTTTCCGCCGACGTGTTCGTGCACCTGCGCGACTTCGCCGCCAGCGGCACCACGCCGCAGGTCGGCATGAAGCTGGACTTCGAGGAAATCCACGTGGGCGGCAAGGGGCCGCGCGCCGTGGCGGTGAGGGCCGTGGGCGCAGCAAGGCGGCCGGAGCAGCAACGCAGGCAGGGCCGCGCTTCCGCTGCCCCGCACCGGCAGCCTGTTCGCGCTCGCAGCGGCAACGGCAGCAGCAGCAGCGGCAGCGGCAGCGGCAGCGGCAGCGGCAGCGGACGGGATGCCTCGTTCCCGCTGGCGATGGTGCTGCTGCTCGCCGTGTATGCCGCGCTGCTCGGCTACGGCGTCTGGACCGCGCGTCTGCCGGCTGTTGCGCTCGGCGTGTTGCTGCTGCTGAGTCTGCTGGCCTTCTTCGCCTACGGCTTCGACAAGAACGCCGCCGAGACCGGCCGCTGGCGCACGCCGGAGAACACGCTGCACATGCTCTCGCTGGCCGGCGGCTGGCCGGGCGCATGGGTGGCGCAACGGCTGTTCCGCCACAAGGTGCGCAAGGCGAGCTTCATGGCGGGCTACTGGGCGACGGTGCTGGCCCACATGGCGGCCGTGGGCGCCTGGGTGGGCAAGCTGCTGCCAGCGGACCTGCTGGCATTTGCTCTTTAG
- a CDS encoding YgiQ family radical SAM protein, protein MNAPVDVSLFARAAKPLTSYRKYWAARFGTARFLPTSRKEMEALGWDSCDVIVVTGDAYVDHPSFGMSVIGRMLEAQGFRVGIIAQPDWQSAEPFKALGKPNLFFGVTAGNMDSMINRYTADRKIRSDDAYTPGDVGGSRPDRAAIVYSQRCREAWNDVPIILGGIEGSLRRIAHYDYWSDKVRRSVVVDSKCDLLLYGNAERAIVEIAHRLAAKEPVQQITDVRGTAFVRRETPEGWFEINSTSVDEPGRVEAHVNPYLMVSDQAKANGATCAKEDEAEAVAKAAEAAGSAAGSVVNPAIKPLNFVPNPALASRARIKVPPRDHSVIRLPAYEQVRSDPVLYAHANRVLHLETNPGNARALVQAHGEGATARDVWINPPPIPLTTAEMDHVFDLPYARSPHPRYADENGSHDGATKIPAWEMIRFSVNIMRGCFGGCTFCSITEHEGRIIQSRSEDSIIKEVEAIRDSVKGFTGTISDLGGPTANMYRIGCKSPEIEAACRKPSCVYPGICPNLNTNHDPLIKIYRRARALKGIKKILIGSGLRYDLAVQSPEYVKELVQHHVGGYLKIAPEHTEQGPLTKMMKPGIGSYDKFKQMFEKYSAEAGKKQYLIPYFIAAHPGTSDEDMMNLAIWLKKNGFRADQVQTFYPSPMATATTMYHTNKNPLRKITRESETVDIVRGDKRRRLHKAFLRYHDANNWPLLREALKSMGRADLIGNGKHHLIPTWQPLTDGGYTSARRKNSTAAPVAAKAAPVKLAPVKPSKGRMLTQHTGLPPRDNGSAPSGPGSRKAAGPVRGNIRKPR, encoded by the coding sequence ATGAACGCCCCCGTCGACGTCTCCCTTTTCGCTCGTGCCGCCAAGCCGCTGACCAGCTACCGCAAGTACTGGGCGGCCCGCTTCGGCACGGCCAGGTTCCTGCCGACTTCGCGCAAGGAAATGGAAGCGCTCGGCTGGGACAGCTGCGACGTCATCGTGGTCACGGGCGATGCCTACGTCGACCATCCGAGTTTCGGCATGTCGGTGATCGGCCGCATGCTCGAGGCGCAGGGTTTCCGCGTCGGCATCATCGCGCAGCCCGACTGGCAGAGCGCAGAGCCGTTCAAGGCGCTGGGCAAGCCGAACCTGTTCTTCGGCGTGACCGCCGGCAACATGGATTCGATGATCAACCGCTACACCGCGGACCGCAAGATCCGCAGCGACGACGCCTACACGCCCGGCGACGTCGGCGGTTCGCGGCCCGATCGCGCGGCCATCGTGTATTCGCAGCGCTGCAGGGAAGCCTGGAACGACGTGCCGATCATCCTCGGCGGCATCGAGGGCAGCTTGCGCCGCATCGCGCATTACGACTACTGGTCGGACAAGGTGCGCCGCTCCGTGGTGGTCGATTCCAAGTGCGACCTGCTGCTGTATGGCAACGCCGAGCGCGCCATCGTCGAGATCGCGCACCGCCTGGCCGCCAAGGAGCCGGTGCAGCAGATCACCGACGTGCGCGGCACTGCCTTCGTGCGGCGCGAAACGCCCGAGGGCTGGTTCGAGATCAACTCCACCAGCGTCGACGAGCCGGGCCGTGTCGAGGCGCACGTCAATCCGTACCTGATGGTGTCCGACCAGGCCAAGGCCAACGGCGCCACCTGCGCCAAGGAAGACGAGGCTGAAGCCGTTGCCAAGGCGGCGGAAGCTGCGGGTTCCGCAGCCGGTTCCGTGGTGAACCCCGCCATCAAGCCGCTGAATTTCGTGCCCAACCCGGCGCTGGCTTCGCGCGCGCGAATCAAGGTGCCGCCGCGCGACCATTCGGTGATCCGCCTGCCGGCCTACGAACAGGTCCGCAGCGACCCGGTGCTCTACGCGCACGCCAACCGCGTGCTGCATCTCGAGACAAACCCCGGCAATGCCCGCGCGCTGGTGCAGGCGCACGGCGAGGGCGCCACGGCGCGCGACGTGTGGATCAACCCACCGCCTATTCCGCTCACCACCGCGGAGATGGACCATGTGTTCGACCTGCCGTACGCGCGCAGCCCGCACCCGCGCTACGCCGACGAGAACGGCAGCCACGACGGCGCGACCAAGATCCCCGCGTGGGAAATGATCCGCTTCAGCGTGAACATCATGCGCGGCTGCTTCGGCGGCTGCACCTTCTGCTCGATCACCGAGCACGAGGGCCGCATCATCCAGAGCCGCTCGGAAGACTCGATCATCAAGGAGGTCGAGGCGATCCGGGACTCGGTGAAGGGCTTCACCGGCACCATCTCCGACCTGGGCGGCCCCACGGCCAACATGTACCGCATCGGCTGCAAGTCGCCCGAGATCGAAGCGGCCTGCCGCAAGCCGAGCTGCGTGTACCCGGGCATCTGCCCGAACCTGAACACCAACCACGACCCGCTGATCAAGATCTACCGCCGGGCGCGTGCGCTGAAGGGCATCAAGAAGATCCTGATCGGTTCCGGCCTGCGCTACGACCTGGCCGTGCAGTCGCCCGAGTACGTGAAGGAACTGGTGCAGCACCACGTGGGCGGCTACCTGAAGATCGCCCCCGAGCACACCGAGCAGGGGCCGCTCACGAAGATGATGAAGCCCGGCATCGGCAGCTATGACAAGTTCAAGCAGATGTTCGAAAAGTACTCGGCCGAGGCGGGCAAGAAGCAGTACCTCATTCCGTACTTCATCGCCGCGCACCCGGGCACCAGCGACGAGGACATGATGAACCTCGCGATCTGGCTGAAGAAGAACGGATTCCGCGCCGACCAGGTGCAGACCTTCTATCCGAGCCCGATGGCCACGGCCACGACGATGTACCACACCAACAAGAATCCGCTGCGCAAGATCACGCGCGAGAGCGAGACGGTGGACATCGTGCGCGGCGACAAGCGCCGCCGCCTGCACAAGGCCTTCCTGCGCTACCACGACGCCAACAACTGGCCGCTGCTGCGCGAGGCCCTGAAGAGCATGGGCCGCGCCGACCTCATCGGCAACGGCAAGCACCATCTGATCCCGACCTGGCAGCCGCTGACCGACGGCGGCTACACGAGCGCGCGGCGCAAGAACTCGACCGCCGCTCCCGTTGCGGCCAAGGCGGCGCCCGTGAAGCTGGCGCCGGTGAAGCCGTCGAAGGGCCGCATGCTCACGCAGCACACCGGCCTGCCGCCGCGCGACAACGGTTCGGCACCTTCGGGACCGGGGTCGCGCAAGGCCGCCGGCCCGGTGCGCGGCAACATCCGCAAGCCGCGCTGA
- a CDS encoding bifunctional helix-turn-helix transcriptional regulator/GNAT family N-acetyltransferase, with protein MTMATMSESSTFVDAAAVKAIRQFNRFYTRRIGALDPYLGSPMSLTDVRVLYELAHRAMAVASEIGRDLGLDAGYMSRILRRFETEGWLTREPHPRDARQSVLRLSEAGHAAFAPLQQKSREEAAGLLAPLAPAQREQLVRAMGTMQSLLDPETTPARPQAAVLRDPAPGDIGWVVQQHGEIYAREYGWNSKFEALVAGIASEFLLKFQPEWERCWIAELNGERVGAIFVVRKSATVAQLRMLILAPSARGLGLGGKLVDECIAFARLKGYRKMLLWTNSCLLAAREIYAKRGFRLTQSEPHEGYGTELVGETWELKL; from the coding sequence ATGACAATGGCAACCATGTCAGAGTCTTCCACTTTCGTCGACGCCGCCGCCGTGAAGGCGATCCGGCAGTTCAACCGCTTCTACACCCGACGCATCGGCGCACTCGACCCCTACCTCGGCAGTCCGATGTCGCTGACCGACGTGCGCGTGCTTTACGAGCTCGCGCACCGCGCAATGGCGGTGGCCAGCGAGATCGGCCGCGACCTCGGCCTCGACGCGGGCTACATGAGCCGCATCCTGCGCCGCTTCGAGACCGAAGGCTGGCTCACGCGCGAGCCGCATCCGCGCGACGCGCGCCAGAGCGTGCTGCGACTCTCCGAGGCCGGCCATGCCGCATTTGCGCCGTTGCAACAGAAATCGCGCGAGGAAGCCGCCGGCCTGCTCGCCCCGCTCGCGCCGGCGCAGCGCGAGCAACTGGTGCGGGCCATGGGCACGATGCAGTCTCTCCTCGACCCCGAAACCACGCCGGCCAGGCCGCAGGCCGCCGTGCTGCGCGACCCGGCGCCCGGCGACATCGGCTGGGTGGTGCAGCAGCACGGCGAGATCTACGCGCGCGAATACGGCTGGAACAGCAAGTTCGAAGCGCTCGTGGCCGGCATCGCAAGCGAGTTCCTGCTGAAGTTCCAGCCCGAATGGGAGCGCTGCTGGATCGCCGAGCTCAACGGCGAACGGGTGGGCGCGATCTTCGTCGTGCGCAAGTCGGCCACCGTGGCGCAACTGCGCATGCTGATCCTCGCGCCCAGCGCGCGCGGGCTGGGCCTGGGCGGCAAGCTGGTGGACGAATGCATCGCCTTCGCGCGCCTGAAGGGCTACAGGAAGATGTTGCTGTGGACCAACAGCTGCCTGCTGGCGGCGCGGGAGATCTACGCGAAGCGCGGGTTCAGGTTGACGCAGTCGGAGCCGCACGAGGGCTACGGCACCGAGCTGGTGGGCGAGACCTGGGAGCTGAAGCTGTAG
- a CDS encoding 3-hydroxybutyrate dehydrogenase has translation MQLKDKVAYITGSASGIGKEIAILFAQEGAKIVIADLNKEAADATAAELKATGAQAIGVAVDVTNEDQVNASVEEGAKAFGGIDILISNAGIQIVHPVEEFSFADWKKMLAIHLDGAFLTTKACLKHMYAQGRGGSVIYMGSVHSKEASLLKAPYVTAKHGLIGLAKTVAKEGAKHGVRANVICPGFVRTPLVEKQIPEQAKTLGISEQEVVKNVMLKETVDGEFTTTEDVARVALLFAGFPTNALTGQSLVVSHGWFMQ, from the coding sequence ATGCAACTCAAGGACAAGGTCGCCTACATCACCGGCTCGGCCAGCGGCATCGGCAAGGAAATCGCGATCCTGTTTGCGCAGGAAGGCGCGAAGATCGTCATTGCCGACCTCAACAAGGAAGCCGCCGACGCGACCGCGGCCGAGCTGAAGGCCACGGGCGCGCAGGCGATCGGCGTCGCGGTCGACGTGACGAACGAAGACCAGGTGAATGCGTCGGTGGAAGAGGGCGCGAAGGCCTTTGGCGGCATCGACATCCTCATCAGCAACGCCGGCATCCAGATCGTGCATCCGGTCGAGGAGTTCAGCTTCGCCGACTGGAAGAAGATGCTCGCCATCCACCTCGACGGCGCCTTCCTCACGACCAAGGCCTGCCTGAAGCACATGTACGCGCAGGGCCGCGGCGGCAGCGTGATCTACATGGGCTCGGTGCATTCGAAGGAAGCGTCGCTGCTGAAGGCGCCCTACGTGACGGCCAAGCACGGGCTCATCGGGCTGGCCAAGACCGTGGCCAAGGAAGGCGCCAAGCACGGCGTGCGTGCCAACGTGATCTGCCCGGGTTTCGTGCGCACGCCGCTGGTCGAGAAGCAGATTCCGGAACAGGCGAAGACCCTGGGCATCAGCGAGCAGGAAGTCGTCAAGAACGTGATGCTCAAGGAAACGGTCGATGGCGAGTTCACGACCACGGAAGACGTGGCGCGCGTGGCGCTGCTGTTCGCGGGCTTTCCGACGAATGCGCTCACCGGCCAGTCGCTGGTGGTGAGCCATGGCTGGTTCATGCAGTGA
- a CDS encoding acetoacetate decarboxylase codes for MTIEDVRRTAFAMPLTSPAFPPGPYRFTRREFLVVTYRTDMDALRAVVPEPLEVVEPLVKYEFIRMPDSTGFGDYTESGQVIPVQLRTAKGVEKGAYVHAMYLNDHPPIAGGRELWGFPKKLASPVFDYETDVVVGTLDYGKVRVAKATMGFKHRALEPGPILAGIAQPNFLLKIIPHVDGTARICELVRYHMVDVTLHGAWSGPASLELHPHALAPVADLPVLKVESAVHYIADMTLALGTVEHDYLQ; via the coding sequence GTGACCATCGAAGATGTGCGACGAACGGCGTTCGCGATGCCGCTGACCAGCCCGGCCTTTCCGCCGGGCCCGTACCGGTTCACGCGGCGCGAGTTCCTCGTCGTCACCTACCGCACCGACATGGACGCGCTGCGCGCCGTGGTGCCCGAGCCGCTCGAGGTGGTCGAGCCGCTCGTGAAGTACGAGTTCATCCGCATGCCCGACTCCACCGGCTTCGGCGACTACACCGAGTCGGGCCAGGTCATTCCGGTGCAGCTGCGCACCGCCAAGGGCGTGGAGAAGGGCGCGTACGTTCACGCGATGTACCTCAACGACCACCCGCCCATTGCCGGCGGCCGCGAGCTCTGGGGCTTTCCGAAGAAGCTCGCCTCGCCGGTGTTCGACTACGAGACCGACGTGGTGGTCGGCACGCTCGACTACGGCAAGGTGCGCGTGGCCAAGGCCACGATGGGTTTCAAGCATCGCGCCCTCGAACCCGGGCCCATCCTTGCGGGCATCGCGCAGCCCAACTTTTTGCTGAAGATCATTCCGCACGTCGACGGCACGGCGCGCATCTGCGAACTGGTGCGCTATCACATGGTCGACGTCACGCTGCACGGCGCCTGGAGCGGGCCGGCCTCGCTCGAGCTGCATCCGCATGCGCTGGCGCCGGTGGCCGACCTGCCGGTGCTGAAGGTCGAATCGGCGGTGCACTACATCGCCGACATGACGCTGGCGCTGGGCACGGTCGAACACGACTACCTGCAATGA
- a CDS encoding patatin-like phospholipase family protein has translation MTTTSPKKKTQPARATRTARSPSAAPSRQQPLNPFASRREDMRNARKALVLQGGGALGAYQAGVYAALSETELQPHWIAGVSIGAINAALIAGNAPEHRVDRLREFWHLVSSGPSQRLPAWFGDRATQNQYSATMASLVGIPGFFEPRYSPAFLMGGAAPLLSYYDTSPLKATLERLVDFDRINACEARFSVGAVNVRTGNSVYFDNTRQRIGPEHIMASGALPPGFAPISIDGDDYWDGGIVSNTPLQYVLDTHPRSEPLVVLQVDLFNARGEMPQTLAGVMERQKDITYSSRTRMNTDAMAANMNLQQAIADLITKLPASLRNDPSVLAVQSQLTHEPIDIFHLIYRDKPYELESKDYEFSRAAVEEHWEAGARDMRVTLAHPETLRADATVNGVTTFDLGEHGSGRVKRPGLSA, from the coding sequence ATGACGACGACATCGCCCAAGAAGAAGACCCAACCGGCACGCGCCACCCGAACCGCCCGCTCACCTTCCGCAGCCCCGTCCCGGCAACAGCCCCTGAATCCCTTCGCCTCGCGCCGCGAGGACATGCGCAACGCGCGCAAGGCGCTGGTGCTCCAGGGCGGTGGCGCACTCGGCGCCTACCAGGCCGGCGTGTATGCCGCGCTCAGCGAGACCGAGCTGCAGCCGCACTGGATCGCCGGCGTTTCCATCGGCGCCATCAATGCGGCGCTGATCGCGGGCAACGCGCCCGAGCACCGGGTCGACCGGCTGCGCGAGTTCTGGCACCTCGTGTCTTCCGGTCCTTCGCAGCGCCTGCCTGCATGGTTCGGCGACCGCGCCACGCAGAACCAGTACAGCGCGACGATGGCTTCGCTGGTGGGCATTCCCGGCTTCTTCGAGCCGCGCTATTCGCCGGCCTTCCTGATGGGTGGCGCCGCGCCGCTGCTGAGCTACTACGACACCTCGCCGCTGAAGGCCACGCTCGAGCGGCTGGTGGACTTCGATCGCATCAATGCCTGCGAGGCGCGCTTCAGCGTGGGTGCGGTCAACGTGCGCACCGGCAATTCGGTGTACTTCGACAACACGCGCCAGCGCATCGGGCCCGAGCACATCATGGCCAGCGGCGCGCTGCCGCCGGGCTTTGCGCCCATCAGCATCGATGGCGACGACTACTGGGACGGCGGCATCGTGTCGAACACGCCGCTGCAGTACGTGCTCGACACGCACCCGCGCTCCGAGCCGCTGGTGGTGCTGCAGGTCGACCTGTTCAATGCGCGCGGGGAAATGCCGCAGACCCTCGCGGGCGTGATGGAGCGGCAAAAGGACATCACCTACTCGAGCCGCACCCGCATGAACACCGACGCGATGGCCGCCAACATGAACCTGCAGCAGGCCATTGCCGACCTCATCACCAAGCTGCCGGCCAGCCTGCGCAACGACCCGAGCGTGCTCGCGGTTCAGTCGCAGCTCACGCACGAGCCGATCGACATCTTCCACCTGATCTACCGCGACAAGCCCTACGAGCTCGAGTCGAAGGACTACGAGTTCTCGCGCGCCGCCGTCGAAGAGCACTGGGAGGCGGGCGCGCGCGACATGCGCGTGACGCTGGCCCACCCCGAGACGCTGCGCGCCGATGCCACCGTCAATGGCGTGACCACCTTCGACCTGGGCGAGCACGGTTCGGGGCGCGTCAAGCGGCCGGGCCTGTCGGCCTGA